A window from Mesorhizobium sp. WSM2240 encodes these proteins:
- a CDS encoding hydantoinase/oxoprolinase family protein, which translates to MAENFPANAGNVVAGIDVGGTFTDLLLIDGRGGGRVHIAKTPTTVDNQAFGVVAALADTKFPVEKIDLIVHGTTTTTNAVLERRLAKTGMITTRGFRDVIELGRRTRPQAYGMTGVFVPVIPRDLRLEVSERVEASGAVRIPLDEDEVRAAVSALLAAGCESLVIHFLHSYANPEHERRAAEIAAELWPNGYITTGHALLSEAREFERGVTASVNASVQPILERYVERLRRELEARGYARDFLIMNGNGGMISARFVTQESAKTVMSGPASGVIAAAYTGKRAGYENLVTYDMGGTSTDVALIQNAEPAVSNETEIEYAMPIHVPMVAVHTVGAGGGSIARVDASGLIRVGPESAGANPGPICYRRGGTEPTITDANLVLGRLDPKKLLAVENPVTVDHVRSIFEERIGAPTGLSGVEAAGAVLRLGNLKMAGAIRMVSVSRGHDPRDFALFAFGGAGPLHATALARELGLPKVLVPARPGITNALGCVVADLRHDFVNTVNQPVATIEEARVREILERHRAEGAALIAKEAVQPETIRFSHSADMQFVGQTHILNIPLPSVDAGRDLLQRLFEEAYFARFKVALPEIRANLVNLNTSVIGVRPAVDLSRLIDPDGRAQTLEAALREIRPVWYEGVWHETPVYSREKLPLDAVIQGPAILEQMDATTVLEPGDWAKTDADGNIVIEVGKP; encoded by the coding sequence ATGGCTGAGAATTTTCCGGCAAACGCGGGCAATGTCGTCGCCGGCATCGATGTCGGCGGCACCTTCACCGATCTTCTGCTGATCGACGGGCGTGGTGGCGGCAGGGTCCACATCGCCAAGACGCCGACAACCGTCGACAACCAGGCCTTCGGCGTGGTGGCCGCACTGGCCGACACCAAATTCCCGGTCGAGAAAATCGACCTGATCGTACACGGCACGACCACCACCACCAATGCCGTGCTGGAACGCCGGCTGGCAAAGACGGGCATGATCACCACGCGCGGCTTTCGTGACGTGATCGAGCTTGGCCGGCGCACCCGGCCGCAGGCTTACGGCATGACGGGCGTCTTCGTTCCCGTCATCCCGCGCGACCTCAGGCTGGAGGTTTCCGAGCGGGTAGAGGCGTCGGGCGCGGTGCGCATCCCGCTCGACGAGGACGAGGTACGGGCGGCGGTCTCGGCGCTGCTCGCAGCCGGCTGCGAGTCCCTTGTCATCCACTTTCTTCACTCCTACGCCAACCCGGAGCACGAGCGCAGGGCCGCAGAAATCGCCGCGGAACTCTGGCCGAATGGCTATATCACCACCGGCCACGCGCTGCTTTCGGAAGCACGCGAATTCGAGCGGGGCGTTACCGCATCGGTCAACGCCTCGGTGCAGCCGATTCTGGAGCGCTATGTCGAGCGGCTGCGGCGCGAACTGGAGGCGAGAGGCTACGCCCGCGACTTCCTCATCATGAACGGCAATGGCGGCATGATCTCCGCCCGCTTTGTCACCCAGGAATCGGCGAAGACAGTGATGTCCGGCCCGGCATCCGGCGTCATCGCCGCCGCCTATACCGGCAAGCGCGCCGGCTACGAAAATCTCGTCACCTACGACATGGGCGGAACCTCGACCGATGTCGCGCTTATCCAGAACGCCGAACCGGCGGTATCGAACGAGACCGAGATCGAATACGCCATGCCCATCCATGTGCCGATGGTTGCGGTACATACGGTCGGCGCCGGCGGCGGCTCGATCGCCAGGGTCGACGCTTCCGGCCTGATCCGCGTCGGCCCGGAAAGCGCCGGCGCAAATCCCGGCCCGATCTGCTACCGCCGCGGCGGGACCGAGCCGACAATCACCGACGCCAATCTTGTGCTCGGCCGGCTCGATCCGAAGAAGCTTTTGGCCGTGGAAAATCCCGTGACCGTCGACCACGTCCGCTCGATTTTCGAGGAGCGGATAGGCGCACCGACCGGCCTGTCCGGCGTCGAAGCGGCCGGCGCGGTGCTGCGTCTAGGAAACCTGAAAATGGCCGGCGCGATCCGCATGGTTTCGGTATCGCGCGGCCACGACCCGCGCGATTTCGCGCTCTTCGCCTTCGGCGGAGCAGGCCCGCTGCATGCCACGGCGCTCGCCCGCGAGCTCGGCCTGCCGAAGGTGCTGGTCCCGGCCCGCCCCGGCATCACCAATGCGCTCGGCTGCGTCGTCGCCGATCTGCGCCACGATTTCGTCAATACCGTCAACCAGCCGGTGGCGACGATCGAGGAGGCGAGGGTCAGGGAAATCCTGGAGCGCCATCGCGCCGAGGGCGCGGCGCTCATCGCCAAGGAAGCGGTGCAGCCCGAGACAATCCGCTTTTCGCACTCCGCCGACATGCAGTTCGTCGGCCAGACCCACATCCTCAACATCCCTCTTCCCTCGGTCGATGCCGGCCGGGACCTGCTGCAGCGCCTGTTCGAAGAAGCCTATTTCGCGCGCTTCAAGGTCGCGCTACCGGAAATCCGCGCCAATCTGGTCAATCTCAACACCTCGGTTATCGGCGTGCGCCCGGCGGTCGACCTGTCGCGACTGATCGACCCGGACGGACGTGCCCAGACGCTGGAAGCCGCGCTCCGCGAAATCCGCCCGGTTTGGTATGAAGGAGTTTGGCATGAAACGCCGGTGTATTCGCGCGAAAAACTGCCGCTCGACGCGGTGATACAGGGGCCGGCGATCCTCGAGCAGATGGACGCAACCACCGTTCTGGAGCCCGGTGAC
- a CDS encoding aldehyde dehydrogenase family protein, producing MNILERYHAMDYAPAPESRNEADAWLAARDFSKSLFIGGEWKAAAGGKTFDTNDPATGKLLAKVSDAGDADIDAAVAAAARALPRWSASSGYSRAKVLYAIGRAMQRHQRLFAVLESIDNGKPIRESRDIDVPLAIRHFIHHAGWAQSLDREFPDHKPVGVVGQIIPWNFPLLMLAWKIAPALAAGCTVVLKPAEFTPLTAILFADICERAGVPKGVVNILPGGPDAGAAIVNHSGVQKIAFTGSSEVGKIIRKATAGSGKKISLELGGKSAFIVFEDADLDSAVEGLVDGIWFNQGQVCCAGSRLLVQEGVAEAFVAKVKTRMARLRLGSPLDKNTDIGPLVDKTQLDRVRGLVAQGASQGAECWQPDCALPSTGYFHLPTLATGVAPANILAQEEVFGPVLAAMTFRTTEEAIELANNTRYGLAASVWSENINLALHAAPQLKAGVVWINGTNMFDAACGFGGYRESGFGREGGREGMHEYLVAKLPLGAPIKPAAAPTTASERADGEGLGIDRTAKLFIGGKQVRPDGNYSLAVADRKGKLAGEVGLGNRKDIRDAVSAARGAKAWAEATGYNRSQVLYFLAENLSGRADEFAARLVQLTGASAKAAREEVELSIERLFSFAGMADKFEGRVHAPPARAVTLALHEPVGVIGIAADDEAPLLGLISLIAPALAMGNTVVAVPSQKYPLLATDLYQVIEYSDVPAGAINIVTGKTAELAGVLARHDDVDGLWIVADSDVCKSAEAESIGNLKRVWTSNGRSVDWTSDLVAGDAFLRRAVEVKNVWVPYGD from the coding sequence ATGAACATCCTCGAACGCTACCACGCGATGGATTACGCTCCCGCGCCGGAGTCCCGCAACGAGGCCGATGCGTGGCTGGCGGCCAGGGATTTTTCGAAATCGCTTTTCATCGGCGGCGAATGGAAGGCGGCTGCGGGCGGCAAGACGTTCGACACGAACGATCCGGCCACCGGCAAGCTGCTGGCGAAGGTTTCGGACGCGGGCGATGCCGATATCGACGCGGCGGTCGCGGCCGCAGCCAGGGCACTGCCGAGATGGAGCGCAAGCTCCGGCTACAGCCGAGCCAAGGTGCTTTACGCGATCGGCCGCGCCATGCAGCGCCATCAGCGGCTGTTCGCCGTGCTGGAATCGATCGACAATGGCAAGCCGATCCGCGAGAGCCGCGACATCGACGTGCCGCTGGCGATCCGCCATTTCATCCACCATGCCGGCTGGGCGCAGTCGCTGGATAGGGAATTTCCCGATCACAAGCCCGTCGGCGTCGTGGGCCAGATCATCCCGTGGAATTTCCCGCTGCTGATGCTTGCCTGGAAGATTGCGCCGGCGCTGGCCGCCGGCTGCACTGTCGTGCTGAAGCCGGCCGAGTTCACGCCGCTGACGGCCATCCTGTTCGCCGATATCTGCGAGCGCGCTGGCGTGCCGAAGGGCGTCGTCAACATATTGCCTGGCGGCCCGGATGCGGGCGCTGCCATCGTCAACCATTCCGGGGTGCAGAAGATCGCCTTCACCGGCTCGTCCGAGGTGGGAAAAATCATCCGCAAGGCGACCGCCGGGTCGGGCAAAAAGATATCTCTGGAGCTCGGCGGCAAATCGGCCTTCATCGTCTTTGAGGACGCCGATCTCGACAGCGCGGTCGAGGGCCTGGTCGACGGCATCTGGTTCAACCAGGGCCAGGTCTGCTGCGCCGGCTCGCGGCTGCTGGTGCAGGAGGGCGTCGCCGAAGCTTTTGTCGCCAAGGTCAAGACCCGGATGGCTCGGCTGCGCCTAGGCAGCCCGCTCGACAAGAACACCGACATCGGCCCGCTCGTCGACAAGACGCAGCTCGACCGCGTGCGCGGCCTGGTCGCCCAGGGCGCCAGCCAGGGCGCGGAATGCTGGCAGCCGGACTGTGCGCTGCCGTCGACAGGCTATTTCCACCTGCCGACGCTCGCAACCGGCGTCGCGCCGGCCAACATATTGGCGCAGGAGGAAGTGTTCGGCCCGGTGCTGGCGGCCATGACCTTCCGCACGACGGAAGAGGCGATCGAACTTGCCAACAACACGCGCTACGGCCTTGCCGCATCGGTGTGGAGCGAGAACATCAACCTCGCGCTGCACGCGGCGCCGCAGCTCAAGGCCGGCGTCGTCTGGATCAACGGCACCAACATGTTCGACGCCGCCTGCGGCTTCGGCGGCTATCGCGAGAGCGGCTTTGGACGCGAGGGCGGCCGCGAGGGCATGCACGAATATCTGGTAGCCAAGCTGCCGCTCGGTGCGCCGATCAAGCCGGCCGCTGCGCCTACTACAGCCAGCGAACGCGCCGATGGCGAAGGTCTCGGCATCGACCGCACGGCAAAGCTGTTCATCGGCGGCAAACAGGTGCGGCCCGACGGCAATTATTCGCTGGCCGTCGCCGACCGAAAGGGAAAGCTCGCCGGCGAAGTCGGGCTTGGCAACCGCAAGGACATCCGCGATGCGGTTTCGGCGGCGCGGGGAGCGAAAGCCTGGGCCGAGGCGACCGGCTACAACCGAAGCCAAGTGCTCTATTTCCTGGCCGAAAATCTTTCCGGCCGCGCCGACGAATTTGCGGCAAGGCTGGTTCAGTTGACCGGCGCGAGCGCCAAAGCCGCACGCGAAGAGGTGGAACTGTCGATCGAGCGGCTCTTCTCGTTCGCCGGCATGGCGGACAAGTTCGAAGGGCGGGTGCATGCGCCGCCGGCTCGCGCCGTCACTCTGGCGCTGCATGAGCCGGTCGGGGTGATCGGCATCGCGGCCGACGACGAAGCGCCGCTGCTCGGCCTGATTTCGCTGATCGCTCCCGCGCTCGCCATGGGCAATACAGTGGTGGCCGTTCCGAGCCAGAAATATCCGCTGCTTGCGACCGACCTCTATCAGGTCATCGAATATTCCGACGTGCCTGCCGGTGCTATCAACATCGTGACCGGCAAAACCGCCGAACTGGCCGGCGTGCTGGCCAGGCACGACGATGTCGACGGGCTGTGGATCGTCGCCGATTCCGATGTCTGCAAGTCGGCCGAAGCCGAATCTATCGGCAATCTCAAGCGGGTCTGGACCAGCAATGGCCGCTCCGTCGACTGGACGTCCGATCTTGTTGCGGGGGATGCGTTTCTGAGGCGGGCTGTCGAGGTGAAGAACGTCTGGGTGCCTTACGGGGATTAA
- the deoC gene encoding deoxyribose-phosphate aldolase, whose translation MTKAAADLKAEAPPVTALPVRVAANAPAETHGIARNPGMKLDLGFLESMRNVNRSALERRVASLTKRRSIKADNQAAWLLRSISLMDLTTLNSNDTDERVRRLCAKAINPLRADIVEGLGLGDQKIRPAAVCVYHPFVATAADAVKGTGINVAAVSTAFPHGLSPLKTRIAEIEASVADGADEIDVVIPRGLVFGAKWQELYDEIVAFRAACGNAHLKVILGTGDLATLRNVMLASMVAMMAGADFVKTSTGKESVNATLPVGLAMVRSIRAYFEHTGYLIGFKPAGGISTAKASLDWLVLMKEELGRPWLEPELFRFGASSLLTDIELQLEHHLTGRYSANHRHAMA comes from the coding sequence ATGACCAAGGCTGCGGCGGATTTGAAGGCGGAGGCTCCTCCGGTTACGGCGCTGCCCGTGCGCGTGGCGGCCAACGCGCCAGCCGAGACCCATGGCATTGCCCGCAATCCGGGCATGAAGCTCGATCTCGGCTTCCTGGAGTCGATGCGCAACGTCAACCGCTCGGCGCTGGAGCGCCGTGTCGCCAGCCTGACCAAGCGCCGCTCGATCAAGGCAGACAACCAGGCGGCATGGCTGCTGCGGTCGATCTCGCTGATGGACCTTACGACACTGAATTCCAACGATACCGACGAGCGCGTGCGTCGGCTCTGCGCCAAGGCGATCAACCCGTTGCGGGCCGACATCGTCGAGGGGCTCGGCCTCGGAGACCAGAAAATCCGGCCGGCTGCGGTTTGCGTCTACCACCCGTTTGTCGCCACCGCCGCCGACGCGGTAAAGGGCACGGGCATCAATGTGGCCGCGGTCTCGACTGCCTTTCCGCACGGGCTGTCGCCGCTGAAGACCCGGATTGCGGAAATCGAGGCTTCGGTCGCCGACGGTGCCGACGAGATCGACGTGGTCATCCCGCGCGGGCTGGTGTTCGGAGCCAAATGGCAGGAACTTTACGACGAGATCGTGGCGTTCCGCGCGGCGTGCGGGAATGCGCACCTGAAGGTGATCCTCGGTACGGGCGATCTCGCGACCCTGCGCAATGTCATGCTGGCATCGATGGTGGCGATGATGGCCGGCGCGGATTTCGTGAAGACCTCGACCGGCAAGGAAAGCGTCAACGCCACGCTGCCGGTGGGGCTGGCCATGGTTCGGTCGATCCGCGCTTATTTCGAGCACACCGGCTATCTCATCGGCTTCAAGCCGGCCGGCGGCATTTCGACGGCGAAGGCATCGCTCGACTGGCTGGTGCTGATGAAGGAAGAACTCGGCCGGCCGTGGCTGGAGCCGGAGCTTTTCCGCTTCGGCGCGTCGAGCCTGCTCACCGACATAGAGCTGCAGCTCGAGCATCATCTGACCGGGCGCTACTCGGCCAATCACAGACACGCGATGGCTTAG
- a CDS encoding ferredoxin--NADP reductase — translation MNTAAALNVNEAKPLGFPIPANVYAETVVSVKHYTDRLFSFRITRPQSLRFRSGEFVMIGLPNAEKPVFRAYSVASPNWDKELEFFSIKVPDGPLTSELQKIQPGDTVLMRQKSTGTLVVDALTPAKRLFMISTGTGIAPFASLLRDPETYEKFEQVILTHTCRDIAELAYGRELYDELENDPLIGELTGGRVTLYSTTTREPSEFMGRITSLIGSGKFYADLGIEKLDPATDRVMICGSMHMLKDVKELVESLGFVEGSLSHPGSFVVERAFVG, via the coding sequence ATGAATACTGCAGCAGCCCTGAACGTCAACGAGGCAAAGCCGCTCGGCTTTCCAATCCCGGCCAATGTCTATGCCGAAACCGTGGTGTCGGTGAAGCACTATACCGACCGGCTGTTTTCGTTCCGCATCACCCGCCCGCAGTCGCTGCGCTTCCGCTCCGGCGAGTTCGTCATGATCGGCCTGCCCAACGCCGAGAAGCCGGTGTTTCGCGCCTATTCCGTCGCCAGCCCGAACTGGGACAAGGAGCTGGAATTCTTCTCGATCAAGGTGCCGGATGGGCCGCTGACCTCCGAACTGCAGAAGATCCAGCCTGGCGATACGGTGCTGATGCGCCAGAAATCTACCGGCACGCTGGTGGTCGACGCGCTGACGCCGGCCAAGCGGCTGTTCATGATCTCCACCGGCACGGGCATTGCGCCTTTCGCCAGCCTGCTGCGCGACCCGGAGACCTATGAAAAGTTCGAGCAGGTCATTCTCACCCATACCTGCCGCGACATAGCTGAACTGGCCTATGGCCGCGAACTCTATGACGAACTCGAAAACGATCCGCTAATCGGCGAGTTGACCGGCGGCCGCGTCACGCTCTATTCGACGACGACGCGCGAGCCGTCCGAGTTTATGGGCCGCATCACCTCCCTGATCGGTTCCGGCAAGTTTTACGCGGACCTCGGCATCGAAAAGCTCGATCCGGCAACCGACCGCGTCATGATCTGCGGCTCGATGCACATGCTGAAGGACGTCAAGGAACTGGTCGAAAGCCTCGGCTTCGTCGAAGGCTCGCTCAGCCATCCCGGCAGCTTCGTCGTGGAGCGCGCCTTCGTCGGCTGA
- a CDS encoding DoxX family protein, with protein MLDNLSRYQPQALAVLRIMAALLFIEHGTQKLIGFPPSTMEGGAGELGGLMLVTAILEAFGGFLILIGFLTRPVAFILSGFMAVAYFMAHAPQNFFPVNNMGDAAILYCFIYLYLFVAGPGVWSVDSARRAVATTG; from the coding sequence ATGCTAGACAATCTTTCCCGTTATCAACCGCAGGCGCTCGCGGTGCTGCGCATCATGGCCGCGCTGTTGTTCATCGAGCATGGCACGCAGAAGCTGATCGGATTCCCGCCGTCCACCATGGAAGGCGGAGCCGGCGAATTGGGCGGCCTGATGCTGGTCACCGCCATATTGGAGGCCTTCGGCGGCTTTCTGATCCTGATCGGCTTCCTGACGCGGCCGGTGGCATTCATCCTGTCCGGCTTCATGGCCGTCGCCTATTTCATGGCGCATGCGCCGCAGAATTTCTTCCCCGTCAACAATATGGGCGACGCGGCCATCCTGTACTGCTTCATTTACCTCTATCTGTTCGTCGCCGGACCGGGCGTTTGGAGCGTCGATTCGGCGCGGCGCGCCGTGGCCACCACTGGATAG